In Candidatus Paracaedibacteraceae bacterium, the genomic stretch AAAGTTTATAGTGACCAGAGAGTAAATGGTGGTAAACATCCTGAGCTTGCTTCCATTTCCGATCCCCTAGAAAAATTTCAGCTTTATGAATCAGCTGTGCAACCGTATTTCCTAATCCCCCCAAAGCCTTATCTTCTTTTCCTGATTGCAGGTAGATCTCTGACCTCAAAATGGCAGTATCATCAATCAAATCCTTAGGCGTTTCTTTGATTTCATCAAGCGTTTTAAGGGCTTCTTGGAACTTTCTATCAAGATGATAAGCGACAGCCATCCGATACAAAATATGATCACGACGATCCTGAGCATCAGCCCCCTCTTTAACTTTTTGGTTTAAGTATTCACGCAAAAGGTTAACGACAACATCATATAATTCCAGATTTGCCAATATGTTTGTTGCCCGAATCATAATCATATCCCCCTGGTCATTATCCGGTGCAATACTTGTATATTCTTGGAAAATAGAGAGCATCTCAAGAACAGGCAAATGATCTTGCTGAAAATACTTGACCAAGGCTTCTTGCATGAGTTGGGGCAAACCATCTTCATGAGACCGTTTTAAAAAGTATTTAATCGTCTTACGCGCAACAGAAAGTAATTTTGCATATTGCTTTTCTTCCATATATCGGTCAATCAAATATTTGGCAATAACATACTCCAGTTGATCCCCTCGCCATTGAAATCTAAGTTTTTCTAATTCCTTTAATTCTTGATCGGGCGTGATTTTTTTGACTTTATGTAAAAATTTAAGTCTCTCAAACGCAGCAAACACCCCCACCTTTGTATTTGGTGCCTCTTGCCATATGTCAAACAAAGCATTAACAGTGCTCGGATTTTTAGGATCCAATTGCAGATAAGCCGAAACCAATCGGTACATAGGAAGAGCAATCCGTGTGGTTGGGCTATCGCCCTTTAACGTATATTCCTCAAGAAGCTTTTGTTGGTTGCGGAGCAAACCAAATTCCAAAACCCGAACCCATAATTTATCTCGGACAACAGGGGGCAATTTTAATAGGTATTTTTTACCGGCTAAAACACGAGATACCTCAAAAGGATCAATCTTATGATTGCCACAACATAGCGCTATACTTCTCCATAAAGTCACATCTGGCTCATCTTGAATTTCCATAAGATTTTTTTCAGCAGCATCATATTGACCACGCATAAGAGCAGCCAACCCAGCCATCGTTTTCCATAGATTATTCAACTCTAGGTCCGCGTTCTTAGCAAGAATCCCGCGCATAACCCCTTGTGATTCAAGGGCGAGCCCTTGGTAGACATAGTTCCATACCAAATCAACAGCATCTTCAAGCGTTGGGCTTCCTGAATAAACCTTAGCGATCAATTGTCGAACATTTGCTTGTGGGTCGTCTGGGGCAAAATCATCAAAAATCGTTCTTGATGTCACCGTTGAAACATCCATCGTTGCGATAGAATTACCGATACCACCAAGTTTATTAATATAAATTGTTTTGCGCAAATACGTACACTCTAAATCTTCTGACTTCAAATCAAAAGCAACACCTTGATAAGATTCAAGCCTCGTAAAATCCGGATAATCATAAGCGGGGATGATCTTATTCGTTTGATCGGCACAAACAATAAACAAAACATCGCCATCAACCCCAAGGTCAACCGTGATATCGGTCTGGGCGTTTTTTAGCTTTGCCGTAAAAGGTTCTCCTTGATGTCGGGGTTGGAATGTTTCCAGAGCAAACCCATCTGTATCCGGCTTTTCTGACAAAAACTCAATGATGAACTGATTCTGTTTACTATCAATCCTAAGTTGCGGATAGACATGGTCAATTTTCCATCGAACAAGAGTCGCATCATCCGCAGGCAAGATTTCTAAAGCGCTAATTTCTGGCGCCACTGTATCCGACCATTTTTTTTGACTGATATCTGTTGGAAACGATATCGCCAAATAAATGTAGTCCCCCCGTTTGAACAACGCCGGATAAGGTAACCCATTCTCAAATTGTACAATAATTGATGTTTTATTCTCTTTTTGTTCAGACCAAATTTCAGCAGATAGTTTCTTAACCTCTTGTTGATCGGATTGCTTCTTTTGATGATTCGCAACCTGATTTAATTTACGCTCTGCCTTAAGATCTTTTTCAGGCATTTGCTCAAGAAGTTTTAATTGATTTTGGATTGATTCCGTTATCTTTGCTTTATCAAGAGCGTCAGCATACCCCACACCCCAGCTAAGTCCAAGGTAAACAAGACCTTGAAGGATCATCCGGCAAATTGTGTTTTTATTACCCACGGTCAACAATTCATGATATAAAAAAGGGGTTAACTATTTAAATTATCAACGATATTAAACAACACTGCAATGGCTTTGGATTTAGTTACTTTTCAAGAAACCTTTTCTTCTTTGATGACAATACCGTCCTCAAGCCGTATTGCCGTTGCGGTTTCTGGTGGCCCTGACAGCATGGTTTTGTGCCATCTCTTAGGCCAGATGTTCCCCGACATTACAGCTCTTATTGTTGATCATAGGTTAAGGCCAGAATCAACAATCGAAGCTCACCTAACTCAAAATCGTCTGAACGAATTTAATATTCCATCACAAATATTAACATGGTCAGGCAATAAACCATCATCGCGCATTCAAGAGTCAGCGAGGCAAGCTCGGCATTCCCTACTCCAAGACTGGTGCCATCAACACGGCGTCCTGTATTTATTCACTGCCCATCATTTAGATGATCAATGGGAAACCTTATACATGCGCCATCGCCAATCATCAGGTCATCGCGGCATGCAAGGCATTCTTCCTCTTTCATTTAGGGTTTTTGGCGCTCTGATTCGCCCGCTCCTGTCTTATCGCAAAAGTGAAATATTAGATTATGCTCGGGTTCATGATATTTCATATGTCAATGATCCCAGCAACCTAAAGCCAACCTATGAACGGGGATACATCAGACTCAATCGCATAGAAATTGACCAGCATTTTCCCCAAAACAATATTGAAAAAATTATAGCGTCGGCTATAAACAACCGGCGTCTGGTTAACCGGGAAGTATCCCGCTTTATTCGACTTCACGTCAACATCCACCCTTATGGGTTTATGATTATGAGTCATGATGCCTTTTGTCAATTACCCCATCCCGCAAAGGTTGATTTGATCCAACGCATCTGTCAAAGCACCACGGATTATCCTTACCCCATGCCAAAAACCAAAATTGATCACTTAACAGCAGAGCTCAACCTGAAAAAACGAAGCACCTTGGGAGGCTGGCTTTTCTCACCCCGACAAAAAACTATCCTGATCAGCCGAGAGCAACGATCCCAAAAAGATTTAATCTATGTTGACCATAAACCGGTTGATCCCATTAACCTGCCAAGTTATGTTGATTGCCCGAAACTTAATCATTGGGTAAAATTTAAACACGCCCTAACATAAAGGACTTGAGATGCCCTCTTACACTGCTGTTACAGAATCAGAATTAAACAAAATTGCGATATCCCTAAGCCAGAACATCTCTGCCCCGTGCGTCATTTGCCTGTGGGGTGATCTTGGTGCCGGCAAAACAACCTTTAGCCGCGCCTTCATCCAAGCTCTTGCCCCATGCGTTACAGAGGTACCAAGCCCAACATTTACCATCATTCAGGAATACGATACTCCGCTTGGCAACCTATGGCATTGCGATCTCTATCGCCTAAAATCAGAATATGACGCCGAGGAATTGGGGTTATTAGAAGCTTTTCACGATAAAATCTGCTTGATTGAATGGCCAGAACGCCTTAGTCATTACTTACCCCAAAAACGCATCGATATCCGCATCAGCATCAATCCTGACCAAACGCGTCATATTGAGATTGCCCCTCAAGCTGCAAAATGACATTTGCAGTTAGCACACGCGCAACACAGTGACAAAGTCGGGAAGTCAAATGGAATGAGCTAAGCGGCTTGACTAAGTTGATAGTCGCGGTACACGCGCACAAGAGCATTGATCAATTGATCAATATGATCATTGGTATGGGCGGGTGTGATTGTGATTCGCAAGCGTTCTTGCCCGACAGGAACCGTCGGATAATTAATCGGTTGAATATAGATTTTATCTTCGTATAAAAGGCGATCACAAATTTCTTTGCACAAGGCCGCATTGCCAACAACTACAGGCACAATATGTCCCTGCGTTTCGCGATACGGTAAATTTGTCTTGGCAATTTGTTGCTTAAAATAATAGACACGTTGCCAAAATTGATTACGTAATTCCGTCCCTTCACGGATCAATTCCATAGATTTCATGATTGCGGCTGCCGTGGCAGGCGGCATTGATGTGGTAAAGATAAAACCAGAGGCAGCACTACGCACATAATCAATTAGATTACGTTTCCCTGTAATATACCCCCCCACAACACCAAATCCCTTGGCAAAATTACCTTGGATAATATCAATGTCATGCTGAAGCCCTAGTAACTCGGAAACCCCAGCCCCCGACTTTCCGTACATACCAACAGCATGAACTTCATCAATAAAAGTCAATGCATTATACTTTTTGGCAAGAGCTACAATCTCAGCGGCCGGCGCCATATCACCATCCATAGAATAAACGGCCGTGAAAACAATCAGTTTTGGTGTATCTAAAGGAACTTGCTTAAGCTTAGACTCAAGATCAGTCATATCATTATGCTTAAACACATATTTTTCACAACGACTATTGCGAATTCCCTGAATCATCGACGCGTGGTTTTTTTCATCACTAAAGACAACACAGCCCGGTAAATTACCCGCCAACGTACAAATCGTTGCCTCATTAGCGACATACCCGGATGAAAAGACAAGCCCTGCTCCCTTGCCATGAAAATCAGCAATTGCTTGCTCTAACATAACGTGGGGATGCGCTGTTCCTGAAATATTGCGCGTTCCGCCCGAACCTGCACCATAGTTCTTTGCCGCTGAAACCAGCGCATCAACAACATCAGGGTTTTGACTCAAAGCCAAATAATCATTACTGCACCAAACCACAACTTCATCAACTATATCATCATGGTGCCATAAAGCATAAGGAGCACGTCCAACAACACGCTCTAGGTTAATAAACACACGGTAACGCCCTTCTTTTTTAAGGGTCGTCAGGTAATTATCAAAAAAGTTATCGTAATTCATTTTTTCTTGGCCAAAAACTGGTATGATACCACTATAAAACATAATTTTAATTTTATACAATGACAAGGTGACGCGGGTGTCAGAATTACCAATCCTTTCCGAATCAACCTCTCTTATCCCTATTTTATCTGTTAGCGATTTATCAAACACCCTAAAACGGGCCGTTGAAGACCAGTTTGGCTTTGTGCGCATTAAAGGGGAAGTTTCTGGGTTAAAGCGCCACACATCTGGTCATATTTATTACGCCCTTAAAGATGAAAATGCCGTAATGGATGCCGTATCTTGGCGCGGTTCTTATTCAAAAAATCCTGTCCAACTCGAAGACGGCCTTGAAATTATTGCAACGGGACGCATCACGACTTACCCAGCACGATCCAAGTATCAAATGGTTGTGGAAAGTTACGAAGCATCGGGTCAAGGCGCCCTATTAAAACTCTTAGAAGAACGCAAGCGTATGCTAGCAGCCGAAGGACTCTTTGCAGCTGATCGCAAAAAGCAAATTCCTAAACTCCCCAAAACCATTGGTGTTGTCACGTCGCCAACCGGTGCTGTGATTCGGGACATTCTCCATCGCATCAAAGATCGCTTTCCTTGTCATGTGATTGTTTGGCCCGTTGCCGTCCAAGGAACGGGTGCTGCCGAACAAGTTGCAGCAGCCATCAACGGATTTAATGCCTTACAGAACAGACCCGACGTCCTGATTGTTGCTCGCGGTGGCGGGAGCCTCGAAGATTTATGGGCTTTTAACGAAGAAATTGTCGTCCGTGCAGCAGCCAACAGCAGAATCCCTTTGATCTCTGCTATCGGCCATGAAACAGACACAACACTGATTGATTATGCCGCAGATTTACGAGCCCCAACCCCAACGGGAGCGGCTGAATTTGCGGTTCCTGTCTTAGCTGAACTGATTACTTATATTGATGATCGAGCCCGTCGCCATAATGACGTGATGCGTCAAATACTCGAACACAGAACCTTACAACTCACCAGCCTTGAGCGCGGACTCGTTAACCCTCAACGGTTGATTGAAGAAGGTATGCAACGCCTTGATGATTGGTCTGACCGGTTAATACGGGCCCTACCTCAACTCTGTCAAACCCATCAAGACCGACTGATTCATACTTTTGCTCGCCTACGCCACCCAAAAGATCAATTGGACTTATGCTTTGAACGATTTAACCAACTATCCACACGCCTCGACCAAGCTAGTTTTCAAAAAGTTTTAGATCGTGGATTTGCTATGGTGACAACGGGGTCAGGAGAATCCATTACTTGTGCTAAGAAATTCCCGAATACACCGGTTAATTTAACATTTGGCGATGGAAAAGTTGAGGTTATTAAAACGGGCAGTACGGCACCTCGTAAAAAGAGCCCCCCTAAAGAAAACAATCAGCAACCTAGCCTATTCTAGCACCAAACAACGCTGTGCCGAGACGAATGCGGGTACTGCCACAGGCAATGGCTTGTTCATAATCCGATGACATCCCCATGCTCACAACAGGAATATTAACAGCCTGTGCTATAGCCTTTAGCTGATTAAAAAAGGGGACAGGATCCTGACCTGCCGGGGGAATACACATTACCCCTGAAATTGGAAGGTCTTGGGCTATACAATATGAATAAAGATCGTTGAAAGCTTCGGGCATCACACCGGATTTTTGTGGCTCTTTTCCAATATTAACTTGAATCAAAAACTCAGTCGTTTTAGTTTTCTCATGCGCCCGACATTTGATAATTTCATCAACCAGTCGATGCCGATCAATGGATTCGATCCCATCAAACAGCTGTAAAGCTTGTCGCACCTTGTTGGTCTGCAGTGATCCAATCAAATTCAAACGACACTGGGGATTCTCTTCTAATAGCTTAGGCCATTTTAAAACCGCTTCTTGCACACGATTTTCACCAAAGAGCGCATATCCCTGACTAATCAGGGGCAAAATATTCTCAATGGGCTGGAATTTACTCACAGCCATAACATCAACAGGAAGAGAAAGATAATCAATCATTAAAATTATTTTACTGAACTTCAACGCTTTTTTAAAGGGATGTGTTTTATTTTTGACACAACAGTCTTAACAGGTCTAACCTGAATCTATACATAATTTTAGTAAAATTATAGGTGATTCATGCAAATTCTTTTGATTTTGATATCCATCGTTTGTGGTCAGGAATTATCTCCCACTTCACCAACGCCCCCCAGCATGTATCAACTTCTTGCACAATTCCACACACAACAAAAATCTCCTCTATCAGAGCAATATCCAGTATTAACATTTGACGATGGGCTACAAGAACCATCAGCCCCTTATTTCTCGGATGATGAAGATAGTCCGGGAAGGACAAGCTATCCTCAACAAATACAAGCCTTAACGCCAGTCCAACCCGAAAGCCCGAGCACTCCCGAAGATTTATTAACGGCAACATGGCGTCTAAAACAGGAAAACAAAACACTTTCAGAGCGTGTCGCTAGTATGGAATTTCTATTGGCTGAAAATAATAGGATGCTAAGAGCACTTCTTGAAGCAACCCAACAAACAGGGGTTGAATTAGAGACTGTTGAAAAGCATCAAGAGCAAATCACAAATGATATTATGGGGCTTGCAGGCAAAATGCGCCAATGGAAGGATGAGGTTATGCGATCTCAGGAACATCCGCTTTATAAAGTTTTGCGTTATTTACGACTTGGGTTTAATGTATCCGCTAGCACAGGAACTGCCCTATCCACCTACTATACATTCGCTTGGGTTGCCAGCGTCCTTCCGGCTGTTATGACACCGCCCGGATGGATTTTAATCACGACATCAGCAACAGCAGGTGCTTTATATTATGTTTTGTATTCAGTATAAAACTAGACAATTATTTCATTAATTACTTTTTATTAACTTAGAGTTGATAGTAAAATTGATATATAAAACTAGTTTTATGAGGAATAAGCATGAGATTATTCTTATCTTTTGTTGTTGTTTTATCTCTGGCCTCTGCCCACGATGACTCAAGGAACTATATTGACGCAGGTCGCTTCGAGGACCTGCAAGAAGTAACCTACGACAATGATGGCAATATGCTACTCCTTGTCCAGACAGATCCCAGCTCTGCCACATCCAGCGTTGATTTACAAATCATCGAGGAAACAAATAATGAAGTCAAAAAAATTGAACAAGAATTGGCTGACCTCTTAGAAATTCAAAAAATGCTTCACGAGCAGATCAATCTTGATGGCGAAAAATTAAGCTTAGCAGAACAACACGTTGAAACAACACAAGTCCAAGCTATTGATGCTGCAGAGCAACTTAAACAAGCAGACGAATTAAATGAAAAAAACATGTTCTTATCGCTTTTTCTAAAAGGGGGTGTTCCTTTAAGCGTGGGAGCTGGAGTCGGTGCTGCCGGATTTTTTTCCACCAAAGCCATTGTCCTTGCTGCAGCCCCTGCCTTAGCAACAACCGCAGCCCCCATTATTATTCCGACGGCACTCGCTCTGGCTGCTGGTGGTGCAACGTTGACCGCAAGCAATTTCCTTATGAAAAAATTGTGTGACAAAGCCCGATAGCTAAAATATGATTGATTAAATGATTCTTCAATACTAAATATTTTATGTCTTGCAAAAAACTAACTCTGATCGTCCTGACATTTATTTTAAACGCGTGTTCTGAAATGCAATTTGATACAACCAGTTACAAACCCTATAACCTCGCCCTACCAGCCCAAGAAAATATTGACATTGCTTTCGTATTAGGCGGTGGTGGTGCCAAGGGTATTGCCCATGTCGGCGTCATGGAAGAACTAATTAAACAAGGCATCGAGCCCGACTTGATTGTTGGCTGTAGCGCAGGATCGATTGTCGGATCATTATATGCTGACTCCCTAGATATCCAACGCGTCAAAGAAATTTTATTGCCTCAAGAACGTGAACACCTCCTTAATATTTCGCTGAATTTCCTCCCCTTTGGCATTACTGATGGGAGCAGCCTGAACCTTTTTTTGGAAAATAATCTAAAATCTCGCTGCTTTGAAGAGTTAAAAATCCCCTTTATCTCGGTTGCAACAAATTTGCAATATGGGGACATGACCCCCATAGGACGCGGCCTTCTGATCCCTGCTGTCAGAGCATCCGCAGCATTCCCTGGCGTTTTTACGCCTATTGAAATTGGCGGGCAATACTTTGTGGATGGCGGCGTTGCCAACAACGTTCCTGTTGAAACAGCTCACCAAATGAAAGCAAAATTTATTATAGCCATTGAATTAGACGCCGGGTTACCTGATAGCGCCCCAACAAATGCCTTAGGAATTTTACGGCGCTGCCTACAAATCAGCCTCCACCATCAATCTCGTCTTGCCTTGAGCGAAGCAGACTACGTCATCCGCGTTGCCCTTCCTGAAATTGGAACTTTTGACAGCGGCCTTAACCAATTGGTTTATGAACGTGGGCTCGATGTAGGGCGCCGCGAGGCTGCAAAAATAAAACTCTTAATCCAAGAAAAGTTAAACCTCAAAAAAAGTGCTTAGTCACGATGATACGGGTGGCCCGATAAAATCTGTTGAGCCCTATAAAGTTGCTCAGCCAAAAGGACACGAACCAACATATGGGGCCACGTTAGACGTCCAAAACTGATAACTGACTGCGCTTTTTCTCGCACGGACTCATGCAGTCCATCGGCACCACCAATACAAATCGCCACCTGAGAGCATCCGGTATTCTGCATATCTTGAAAAATCTGAGCAAATTGGCGGCTTGATGGCACATCCCCCCGCTCATCCAAGGCCATCAATGGAAGATTTTGAACCTGATCAAGAATAGCGCGTGCCTCAGCCTCTTTCAAAGAATCACCAGATAAGTCAGAGCGACTGGGCAATTCTTTAAACTCAATCTTCCACTTTGATCGTTTTAGATATTCCTGTATGAGATCCAACTCAGGTGACTTTTTTAACGATCCAATACAAATAATTTTGATTTTCATTCAGGAAGCTGGGTCGTCTGGGGAATTTCAACGCCCCACATTTTTTCAAGATTATAGAATGATCGCACTTCCGGGCGGAATAGATGAATCACTACATCTCCGGCATCGACAATTACCCAATCACATTGAGGAACACCTTCAATCCTGGATTTAATTCCATGATCTTTTAAATCACGATACAAGATATCCGCTAAAGCCCCCACTTGACGGGAAGAATTACCGCTCGCAATAAGCAAATAATCAGCAATTGACGTTTTCCCTTTTAAATCGATCGTGACGATTTGCTCAGCTTTTTTATCATCCAAAATTCTTAAAAGATGATCTTTTAATTCAGTTATAGTTTCAAATTTATCAGACATTTAGTTGCTTGCACATTCAAAGTTATTTTATGACATGATATCAGATATTTAAGGATAAGTATAGATTTGATACAACGAGATTCGTTTTTTGGGCTATACGATTCCTATTGAATCTTACAAATCTTAGTTTCCCTGACAGGAACTGTCTCTGGTTGTTGCTGTTTACGCTTGACTTTGATCTTTGCCCAAGCCCCAAAAACACGTGCTTTATAGGGCTCATTCGCATAAGCATCCGGTGAGTGGTATAGCTTAACAGCACCCTCATTAGACCCTGTCTTTTTCTTCAAGCGTTTAAACAATTTTGCACTATAGGCGACATTATGCTCAATTTCACACATCTGCTCAAGGGATTTAAAGTTCCGACGATGAGAGGGCACATGAAGCTGCATTGGACCAACACTAATATTGCGATAGCCTTCCTCTTGCTTTTTCTTCACAAATTGGGCAACTTCTTTGGCTGACGAGAAATGAAATGCTCGACCACAAGCATTAACCACATAAGGGTTCATTTTGGATTCAACATGAGCAATCGCTTCAAGCAAGCCCGGTTCAATCCCCTTATCTTTTTCAACCTTGCGGATTTCATTGATACACTTTTGGCGCAATGTAATCGCATGGCTTTTAACAAGTGTAATCCCCGACAAAATTGCCAAGGATGTGACAACTGTTCTAATCATAGACATTCCCCCTAGACAGCTCTTCAGAACGGGAAAATGTTCTGGTGCAGTTTTCTAGTTGAGTTTAATACAAGGAACTAGTCGCGACGCCTACAATAGTAGGTGAGCGACGCAGTGACAATGTAGTATGCTCAACTAGAAAACTGCATAAACCCGGGTCAGGCCGCTGTCTATTCCACCGCTCTTACTTCCTCTACTTCCGGAACGTAATAGCGGAGCATGTTTTCAATTCCCGACTTCAGCGTTGCCGTTGAACTCGGGCACCCAGCGCAGGCTCCCTGCATCTTTAAATAAACTATACCATCTTCGAAGGAATGGAACAAGATGTCCCCCCCGTCTTGCGCTACAGCTGGACGCACACGGGTATCGATTAATTCCTTGATTTGTGCGACAAGCGGGTCATCTTCTGATGATACTGGCGTCTCTGCCGCATTAACATCAATTAACACCGGCAGATTAGCGACAAACTGCTCCATAATAATACCGATGATAGACGGCTTAAGCACATACCAATCCAAGTCAGCAGCTTTACTGATGGTAATAAAATCATTTCCAAAGAAAACCCCTGTCACACCGTCAATTGCCAACAACCGTCTGGCAAAAGGTGACCGACCGCATTCTTCCAACGCATTGAAAGAGGCTGTTCCCATTTCCATAACAACACGGCCTGGCAAAAATTTCAGGCTATCTGGATTTGGTGTTTCTTCGGTCTGTATAAACATAGCTTTTCCTTTTCTTATATTCATTCATACGTTAATAAATATACAACGACAAGGACTTTTGTCAAAATCTTAGTAATTTAGTAAGAATTAAATTTTAGGTTTTTCACAGATAAAAAAGAAACTTGATACCATCAACTCGTCAGAGGGGACATCCTGAAAGCACGAAGCAAATTTATGTCGAACCTGTTCGATGGCATGGATTCCAGACAGACGAATATCAGAGGGAATCCGATCAAGTGGAACAGCTTCACTCAATGGCTCATCCCGACCATGAATTGCAGCAACAAGCAGCTTAGTCGAATCAGGACAAATATCTTGTAGTACTCGTTTATAGTCGTGAAACAAAAAGCGATTCGGATAACCAGACCGCCATGTCATTAATCGATAGACCCACCGCGGTATTCTTAAAAAAGCTGTTGATTCGCGATACGGTGTAAACATACCATGATCCCGTAAATCAACTTTGTGAATTAAAACGCCACCCGGCTTCAAAGCATCATAGATAGATCTCAGCACAAGTTCTGGATTATCCACATGTTCTAAGACAGAGCGTGAAACGACAACACTATAGTCTTTATGCTCCTTAAAAAACAGCTCTCCTGATGCTTTTTCACCATAGAAACGTTTTATCTTTGGCAAAGCCGAGTCATCTGATAAATCAACCGACGTCAGCATTTGTCTTAACACAGGATATTTTTC encodes the following:
- the tilS gene encoding tRNA lysidine(34) synthetase TilS, with protein sequence MALDLVTFQETFSSLMTIPSSSRIAVAVSGGPDSMVLCHLLGQMFPDITALIVDHRLRPESTIEAHLTQNRLNEFNIPSQILTWSGNKPSSRIQESARQARHSLLQDWCHQHGVLYLFTAHHLDDQWETLYMRHRQSSGHRGMQGILPLSFRVFGALIRPLLSYRKSEILDYARVHDISYVNDPSNLKPTYERGYIRLNRIEIDQHFPQNNIEKIIASAINNRRLVNREVSRFIRLHVNIHPYGFMIMSHDAFCQLPHPAKVDLIQRICQSTTDYPYPMPKTKIDHLTAELNLKKRSTLGGWLFSPRQKTILISREQRSQKDLIYVDHKPVDPINLPSYVDCPKLNHWVKFKHALT
- the tsaE gene encoding tRNA (adenosine(37)-N6)-threonylcarbamoyltransferase complex ATPase subunit type 1 TsaE — its product is MPSYTAVTESELNKIAISLSQNISAPCVICLWGDLGAGKTTFSRAFIQALAPCVTEVPSPTFTIIQEYDTPLGNLWHCDLYRLKSEYDAEELGLLEAFHDKICLIEWPERLSHYLPQKRIDIRISINPDQTRHIEIAPQAAK
- the hemA gene encoding 5-aminolevulinate synthase, which encodes MNYDNFFDNYLTTLKKEGRYRVFINLERVVGRAPYALWHHDDIVDEVVVWCSNDYLALSQNPDVVDALVSAAKNYGAGSGGTRNISGTAHPHVMLEQAIADFHGKGAGLVFSSGYVANEATICTLAGNLPGCVVFSDEKNHASMIQGIRNSRCEKYVFKHNDMTDLESKLKQVPLDTPKLIVFTAVYSMDGDMAPAAEIVALAKKYNALTFIDEVHAVGMYGKSGAGVSELLGLQHDIDIIQGNFAKGFGVVGGYITGKRNLIDYVRSAASGFIFTTSMPPATAAAIMKSMELIREGTELRNQFWQRVYYFKQQIAKTNLPYRETQGHIVPVVVGNAALCKEICDRLLYEDKIYIQPINYPTVPVGQERLRITITPAHTNDHIDQLINALVRVYRDYQLSQAA
- a CDS encoding exodeoxyribonuclease VII large subunit — protein: MSELPILSESTSLIPILSVSDLSNTLKRAVEDQFGFVRIKGEVSGLKRHTSGHIYYALKDENAVMDAVSWRGSYSKNPVQLEDGLEIIATGRITTYPARSKYQMVVESYEASGQGALLKLLEERKRMLAAEGLFAADRKKQIPKLPKTIGVVTSPTGAVIRDILHRIKDRFPCHVIVWPVAVQGTGAAEQVAAAINGFNALQNRPDVLIVARGGGSLEDLWAFNEEIVVRAAANSRIPLISAIGHETDTTLIDYAADLRAPTPTGAAEFAVPVLAELITYIDDRARRHNDVMRQILEHRTLQLTSLERGLVNPQRLIEEGMQRLDDWSDRLIRALPQLCQTHQDRLIHTFARLRHPKDQLDLCFERFNQLSTRLDQASFQKVLDRGFAMVTTGSGESITCAKKFPNTPVNLTFGDGKVEVIKTGSTAPRKKSPPKENNQQPSLF
- a CDS encoding YggS family pyridoxal phosphate-dependent enzyme, encoding MIDYLSLPVDVMAVSKFQPIENILPLISQGYALFGENRVQEAVLKWPKLLEENPQCRLNLIGSLQTNKVRQALQLFDGIESIDRHRLVDEIIKCRAHEKTKTTEFLIQVNIGKEPQKSGVMPEAFNDLYSYCIAQDLPISGVMCIPPAGQDPVPFFNQLKAIAQAVNIPVVSMGMSSDYEQAIACGSTRIRLGTALFGARIG
- a CDS encoding patatin-like phospholipase family protein, producing the protein MSCKKLTLIVLTFILNACSEMQFDTTSYKPYNLALPAQENIDIAFVLGGGGAKGIAHVGVMEELIKQGIEPDLIVGCSAGSIVGSLYADSLDIQRVKEILLPQEREHLLNISLNFLPFGITDGSSLNLFLENNLKSRCFEELKIPFISVATNLQYGDMTPIGRGLLIPAVRASAAFPGVFTPIEIGGQYFVDGGVANNVPVETAHQMKAKFIIAIELDAGLPDSAPTNALGILRRCLQISLHHQSRLALSEADYVIRVALPEIGTFDSGLNQLVYERGLDVGRREAAKIKLLIQEKLNLKKSA
- a CDS encoding 23S rRNA (pseudouridine(1915)-N(3))-methyltransferase RlmH; translated protein: MKIKIICIGSLKKSPELDLIQEYLKRSKWKIEFKELPSRSDLSGDSLKEAEARAILDQVQNLPLMALDERGDVPSSRQFAQIFQDMQNTGCSQVAICIGGADGLHESVREKAQSVISFGRLTWPHMLVRVLLAEQLYRAQQILSGHPYHRD
- the rsfS gene encoding ribosome silencing factor, which codes for MSDKFETITELKDHLLRILDDKKAEQIVTIDLKGKTSIADYLLIASGNSSRQVGALADILYRDLKDHGIKSRIEGVPQCDWVIVDAGDVVIHLFRPEVRSFYNLEKMWGVEIPQTTQLPE
- a CDS encoding transglycosylase SLT domain-containing protein, translating into MIRTVVTSLAILSGITLVKSHAITLRQKCINEIRKVEKDKGIEPGLLEAIAHVESKMNPYVVNACGRAFHFSSAKEVAQFVKKKQEEGYRNISVGPMQLHVPSHRRNFKSLEQMCEIEHNVAYSAKLFKRLKKKTGSNEGAVKLYHSPDAYANEPYKARVFGAWAKIKVKRKQQQPETVPVRETKICKIQ
- a CDS encoding NifU family protein, giving the protein MFIQTEETPNPDSLKFLPGRVVMEMGTASFNALEECGRSPFARRLLAIDGVTGVFFGNDFITISKAADLDWYVLKPSIIGIIMEQFVANLPVLIDVNAAETPVSSEDDPLVAQIKELIDTRVRPAVAQDGGDILFHSFEDGIVYLKMQGACAGCPSSTATLKSGIENMLRYYVPEVEEVRAVE